A stretch of Fusobacterium periodonticum ATCC 33693 DNA encodes these proteins:
- a CDS encoding autotransporter-associated N-terminal domain-containing protein, whose product MNKHEIEKSLKRFLKRRLSYTLSLLISFLITGGFAAASELNKEVLLSRIKEDRAKLEQMLKENQKERVKLQKKQLDILKEADFYVKPNKGSLFSMQYFNKNVKNIDIEWQGSVRTPTQHDSDREKFDSLQEGDNQLSEAARYGYRSNKLSSGWINNNTNYANNVNSYDVESKLFILPVVKAPVVNTPTAPNVTFTPPIAQQELKIVTPTKINVQMGTITVTAPTVTAPTVTVPASITAPTLASVTVNEPNVTINIGNINVAGPTGLTLPSLTPPTVNVTTSVLIPEGIKTPELSVNPPESPAAPNFEVFSRARGSNWLGGAWGSDSNTSFHGYHEGFNNFDPLVTMDSGTPGQLRDSINEAPMFALPGDIYGTGTATSEIVATSTATTVDNHYKNIASTTTTRNLWGNDAYTLRATPGATITFSPHSFPGVAAGTYVSNTDTRPHRYQHTWIFQGSPAVVRDMTITIGGARTAGTTIFAQTPTANLRNVNINLKGYAQVANLESEVDHSLSLNNVNINMENKKNTLVSISSVTINAHGYNNQDHRGSTGGWGAYQGDRGTGASTGINLGTTNLTIKSQESALYYIRNTYTHRWLGGNSLYSASAAANAQKYEINPGKYRIYYPIPGNTTFENNGTIQFIGDGNVGAWIANYAPNRQQIKQFNGTSLQNIAGAVRPTLKLGALVKMQGDNNTAYYFASHPNMPNYNGVFEGDVKVNVEIGTSLGTGGTTQDIGDSTGNPNKSEKNVAVFVASGQRNEMTTKVLNGFNQYYPATLSSKITNIDLYNGRVGDLNGDGVVDTNDYRIFGLNPSSAHPAHNNIGAYQLGENANVYATVNDFNLSDFNIKFGKYSKNAIGVVAKNGTVINLGKNTTISDNAESGAEDNIMVYAEGVWFNPRLKWSNQPIDAGTYGEEAYRRGESVTGQQNISDFNTTIKLKQGITMGSIKSTALFAKDGAKIDGSGKDVTMNGYGSKAVIAYGTKNYSDIVDSNNANANKQPNTIVNVANITAKTNGPAPDNINTNIAAVAISQEGALKGKGDVQVNVSGKVDVYGVGAYAKGDKATVTIGGTNSYILTGSNSGLVATSGGTINFGGGTIDHKIDKQVPFYSENGAKLNFNGTTTVNMYKGVAFHGSASDFTAGTGTSLYNGMSNVTINLKDNGVNLGVFKGANLTWKGNADTTYVDGIKDIPHVNAINTGTYWYSSSLENGSLTVETDVDRDNISSGAIRGDGFNDIQMERERVILQAGKTIKSLAGRGLILASNKTATLNTESGYTIKNGTVDISNGANPTTGVYVNFGHIVTEKTATDEGIIKVSKGVAAYGVNGSKIKNEGTIKVDNSDATNSGVGIMLLAKTDGKTETYGIAANKAATGSKWMEIINKGTIDITGTNAIGIYAKNNHTAAATRALSTIHNEAPIELGDQGKAIVIQTTNTEGATLTLKDSGTSQDIKVGKEGIGVYAEYSDVKFDGDYGIAIKDDGIAVQAKGVGKIETTGTTNKLNVEYKGAAGKSAMALAYTGVANTDTFTNNINLNLTNTGNAKTLVGLYASGLGTLTNNGDITVENDGTYGILSKGVDIVNAGTVKVGKTTSTDSDALGIYVENAKLTTDGDKLKVQGNGGTNNKPIGIYVKENAATVNKDITINQGTDAMKVDGKKALGLYLDGNNGDKLKLINKSDIELTASAASADKRTGIVLKNAKNTGNITTGKITVKKNNIGIYNENSILTHQGTLEVKHDEDSTTNIGIHNNANGGDFVFKVEKTTVNPGLVDVEGRDGTVGISVETDGTNTGTVTLTDAQIKVKATDMGAGKIPLGIYAKGNKININSTSSGTTFTVSPNGVGTYLEGDATSKVSGSHKYSLSSENTADRLGIGTYFKGGSYATTTASEKIEIESTQTKSNTDGPIRPIGLFYGQGSTKNEANLEILSTSNEVIGMYGKNLTFTNTGKIDVGAKGIGAYFAGTNLTNTGKINATATGAYGLYLNGGNSNTQATITASGKDSVGALITGKNATFENKVANSIISKGDNSIGVYVEKEAEFKNSGKVTSEEVSSKSIGIFADKGKVINALNATIESKNVAIYAKTSSTVDNAGKIDIVDGSGIVATDKTIVNLNASGLINSATAHANGVIATDKTTVNLSGTNISLTGNKSTGIYSDNKSTVNLTSGDVTIGQEGLGLYTNNGTVNLTSYTGTFSLGNKSVGIYSKASTVNGGTLRVGYNTADIGVGIFYDGGTVTNNTVVEHTGKNLVNILSKGATLTNTANQNIQESSIGVYAVGGEVINSGTITLTGDKSVAFYLDNGAKLSAIGTINGTVATNYKVGIYAKNGRIEGTGTYNFAVDNGVAMYLDNNGINDFRGTLNMAANSSSGKRAVGIYTTPSTTARNIDTNINLTGTDSIGMLLSGNATTGSTVNYGGTLDISATSSNKYGIGAMVQENSVFNLTSTGKVKIGGANNIGFYVKQGGTLQVTGGTVENTKDGTFAYLENGNLEFKAGTVPNINYLNVSVSGTSGLIKNSTSIAVGTSGLQATDGAKILNTSAGTINAKVDSAKALVGIGAGTNIINQGTIKLEGKESVAMYVNDNAIGTSTGSVEVGKNSVAYFVKDNGVMNVSGTTKIGEASSVFYINKGRVNYTGKDIVLPNSTTGATLIATIPGTTAIDFNGKSMTVGERATGIYVTGQATLDNTTIQNLAKINVGKLGNGIYINNDNPFTTNTTLGIIGEEGIGIYSTKNGDLTYNGNIDSTVEKAKGIVHTGAGDTVNNGTIQLTGDSSIGVYAKDGNLLENTNKIEIAKGTTSATAVGLYGLNQTTVKNSGSIKLLESSIGIYGENTTVINNGSISNSGKNNNGIYAKDSDVTNTGPITLGDSSNGIFATSTGVKTITNSGNITVGNTNSAGIFGAGKTGINNLGGTITVGKESVGLATKEGNINVASATNFNVGESSTYIYSQKGNVVNNANLALSDYSVGAYTETGNIQNNATITVGKSLVGGSVNKVSVGMATEKGTIINNSTINVPDKYGVGMVATKGGTAINAVGATINANGELSYGMQATNSSNLINNGTINVRGKDARGIAATNNSKILNTGTVNIDSSATKAQGIYVDFGSEVENSGVINLNSTTGVGILAGAGGVIKNNNTGTINLGAGVSPAQKSRKEGASQLSAGAITIKGPKAYIDNIEIQNSGVINVNGPLDLGTVRLGSAAGHIGTINAESFNNGKFIVLPNATLGSNKDMYTIQYLGGIQNVPNNGSITAISHSATFVADIQKDSTSHNITRIVLVRIPYTKLLSGTAAENFGKGLDDLYKGLSDKGPEDPEQKIFDALKMISNKDQLGATFDMELRGNTYANVQGRILDINENFSNSYENLKNSNLYARGRFKTGAIITNGNAKDKNPAVENYKSATTGLIIMKEKDFVTFGRNADISLAFTETNFKFDYGSKEKVHSLQVGVGFENFITENNWKYSTRGEFTINKHNMKRKIHLSNGTYENKGKYWSETVEWKNKLRYEIGSPNGIVTAGVFGTFNLGYGKFDNIKENGDGAELEIKSKDMFMVRPGIGADIAFNHYTKGGKVSLVGTATAEYEAGKVYDGVNQAKIKKSNAGYYDLEKPKQVKEVFKVGAQVQYETNAGHKIGLGVTREAGSVNATKVGVNAVYKF is encoded by the coding sequence ATGAACAAACATGAAATAGAAAAATCACTTAAACGTTTTTTAAAGAGGAGATTAAGCTATACTTTGTCACTTTTAATATCTTTTTTAATAACAGGAGGATTTGCAGCAGCAAGTGAATTAAATAAAGAAGTATTACTTTCAAGAATTAAAGAAGATAGAGCAAAATTAGAACAAATGCTTAAAGAGAATCAAAAGGAAAGAGTAAAATTACAAAAAAAGCAGTTAGATATATTGAAAGAAGCTGATTTTTATGTAAAACCTAATAAAGGTTCTTTATTTTCTATGCAATATTTTAATAAAAATGTAAAAAATATAGACATAGAATGGCAAGGTAGTGTTAGAACACCTACTCAGCACGATTCAGATAGAGAAAAATTTGACTCTTTACAAGAAGGGGATAATCAATTATCAGAAGCTGCAAGATATGGTTATAGATCTAACAAATTATCGAGTGGTTGGATAAATAATAATACTAATTATGCCAATAATGTAAATTCATATGATGTTGAATCAAAATTGTTTATATTACCTGTAGTTAAAGCCCCTGTTGTCAATACGCCAACTGCACCTAATGTAACATTTACACCACCAATTGCACAACAAGAGCTTAAAATAGTAACACCAACTAAAATCAATGTTCAAATGGGAACTATAACAGTAACAGCACCAACAGTAACAGCACCAACAGTAACAGTACCAGCATCAATTACTGCTCCAACACTAGCAAGTGTAACAGTAAATGAACCTAATGTAACAATAAATATAGGAAATATAAATGTAGCAGGTCCTACAGGACTAACTTTACCAAGTTTAACACCACCAACAGTTAATGTAACTACTAGCGTGTTAATTCCTGAAGGTATAAAAACACCTGAATTAAGTGTAAATCCACCAGAATCTCCAGCAGCTCCTAATTTTGAAGTTTTTTCAAGAGCAAGAGGTAGTAACTGGTTAGGAGGAGCTTGGGGTTCAGATTCTAACACATCATTTCATGGCTATCATGAAGGTTTTAATAACTTTGATCCACTAGTTACTATGGATAGTGGAACTCCAGGACAATTGAGAGATTCTATAAATGAAGCACCTATGTTTGCTCTGCCTGGAGATATATATGGAACTGGTACAGCAACCTCTGAAATAGTTGCAACATCAACTGCCACAACAGTGGATAACCACTATAAAAATATAGCATCTACTACTACTACTCGAAATTTATGGGGAAATGATGCTTATACATTAAGAGCTACTCCAGGAGCTACTATTACTTTCAGTCCACATTCTTTCCCAGGAGTAGCTGCTGGAACTTATGTTTCAAATACTGATACTCGTCCTCATAGATATCAACATACTTGGATTTTTCAAGGAAGTCCTGCTGTTGTAAGAGATATGACTATCACTATTGGAGGAGCCAGAACTGCTGGAACTACAATTTTTGCACAAACTCCAACTGCAAATTTAAGAAATGTAAATATCAATTTAAAAGGCTATGCACAAGTAGCTAACTTAGAAAGTGAAGTTGACCATTCACTAAGTTTAAATAATGTTAACATAAATATGGAAAACAAAAAAAATACTTTGGTTTCAATAAGTTCAGTTACAATAAATGCTCATGGTTATAATAATCAAGATCATAGAGGTTCTACTGGTGGTTGGGGAGCATATCAAGGAGATAGAGGAACTGGAGCTAGTACTGGTATTAATTTAGGAACAACTAATTTAACTATAAAATCTCAAGAAAGTGCTCTATATTATATTAGAAATACATACACACATAGATGGTTGGGAGGTAATTCCCTTTACTCTGCATCTGCTGCTGCCAATGCACAAAAATATGAAATAAATCCTGGAAAATATAGAATATATTATCCAATTCCTGGAAATACAACTTTTGAAAATAATGGAACTATACAATTTATTGGAGACGGAAATGTTGGAGCTTGGATTGCAAACTATGCACCAAATAGACAACAAATAAAACAATTTAATGGTACTAGTCTACAAAATATAGCAGGAGCTGTTAGACCAACTTTAAAATTAGGTGCTCTTGTTAAAATGCAAGGTGATAATAACACTGCTTATTATTTTGCTAGTCACCCTAATATGCCAAACTATAATGGTGTTTTTGAAGGAGATGTAAAAGTAAATGTAGAAATAGGTACATCCCTTGGAACAGGCGGAACCACTCAAGATATTGGAGATAGCACAGGAAATCCGAATAAATCTGAAAAAAATGTTGCTGTATTTGTTGCTTCTGGTCAAAGAAATGAAATGACTACTAAAGTATTGAATGGTTTCAATCAATATTATCCTGCTACTTTATCATCAAAAATAACTAATATAGATTTATATAATGGTCGTGTTGGTGATTTAAATGGGGATGGAGTAGTTGATACAAATGATTATAGAATTTTTGGTTTAAATCCTTCTAGTGCACACCCAGCACATAATAATATAGGTGCTTATCAATTAGGTGAAAATGCAAATGTTTATGCAACTGTTAATGATTTTAATTTATCAGATTTTAATATAAAATTTGGAAAGTATTCTAAAAATGCAATAGGAGTTGTTGCAAAAAATGGAACAGTCATTAATTTAGGTAAGAATACAACTATATCAGATAATGCTGAATCTGGAGCAGAAGATAATATTATGGTGTATGCTGAGGGTGTTTGGTTTAATCCTAGATTAAAATGGTCTAATCAACCAATAGATGCTGGAACTTATGGTGAAGAAGCTTATAGAAGAGGAGAATCTGTTACAGGTCAACAAAATATTTCTGACTTTAATACTACAATAAAACTAAAACAAGGTATTACAATGGGAAGTATTAAATCTACTGCTCTATTTGCAAAAGATGGTGCAAAAATAGATGGCAGTGGAAAAGATGTAACAATGAATGGTTATGGTTCAAAGGCAGTTATAGCTTATGGAACAAAAAACTATTCAGATATAGTTGATTCTAATAATGCTAATGCTAATAAGCAACCAAATACTATAGTTAATGTTGCTAATATAACAGCCAAAACAAATGGTCCAGCTCCAGATAATATAAACACTAATATTGCAGCTGTCGCTATTTCACAAGAAGGAGCTCTAAAAGGTAAGGGAGATGTTCAAGTAAATGTAAGTGGAAAAGTTGATGTATATGGTGTAGGGGCTTATGCAAAAGGAGATAAGGCAACTGTTACAATAGGAGGAACAAATAGTTATATTCTAACAGGTTCAAATTCTGGTTTAGTAGCTACAAGTGGAGGTACAATTAATTTTGGAGGAGGTACAATTGATCACAAAATAGATAAACAAGTACCTTTCTATTCTGAAAATGGAGCAAAACTAAATTTCAATGGAACTACAACAGTAAATATGTATAAAGGTGTAGCTTTCCATGGAAGTGCTAGTGATTTTACAGCTGGAACTGGAACATCTTTATATAATGGAATGTCTAATGTAACAATTAACTTAAAAGATAATGGTGTTAACTTAGGAGTATTTAAAGGTGCTAACTTAACTTGGAAAGGCAATGCTGACACAACATATGTGGATGGAATTAAAGATATCCCTCATGTAAATGCTATTAATACAGGAACTTATTGGTACAGTAGTTCATTAGAAAATGGAAGTCTTACTGTAGAGACTGATGTTGATAGAGACAATATTTCTTCAGGAGCTATAAGAGGTGATGGTTTTAATGATATTCAAATGGAAAGAGAAAGAGTTATACTACAAGCTGGTAAAACTATAAAATCTCTTGCAGGTAGAGGACTAATTTTAGCATCTAATAAAACTGCTACATTAAATACTGAATCAGGCTATACTATAAAAAATGGTACAGTTGATATATCTAATGGAGCTAATCCTACAACTGGAGTTTATGTAAACTTTGGACATATAGTTACCGAAAAAACTGCTACTGATGAAGGTATTATTAAAGTTTCTAAGGGCGTTGCAGCTTATGGAGTTAATGGAAGTAAGATAAAAAATGAAGGAACTATAAAAGTTGATAATTCAGATGCTACAAACTCTGGTGTTGGAATTATGCTACTTGCAAAAACAGATGGAAAAACCGAAACTTATGGTATAGCAGCTAATAAAGCAGCAACAGGTTCTAAATGGATGGAAATTATAAATAAAGGAACTATAGACATTACTGGAACTAATGCTATTGGAATTTATGCTAAAAATAACCATACAGCTGCTGCTACAAGAGCTTTATCAACTATACATAATGAAGCACCTATTGAATTAGGAGATCAAGGTAAAGCTATAGTTATACAAACTACTAACACTGAAGGAGCAACTTTAACTCTTAAAGATTCTGGTACAAGTCAAGATATTAAAGTTGGTAAAGAAGGTATAGGAGTTTATGCTGAATATTCTGATGTTAAATTTGATGGAGATTATGGAATAGCTATTAAAGATGATGGTATAGCAGTTCAAGCTAAAGGTGTTGGAAAAATTGAAACAACAGGAACAACCAACAAATTAAATGTAGAATATAAAGGTGCTGCTGGTAAATCAGCTATGGCTTTAGCATACACTGGAGTAGCAAATACTGATACCTTTACAAATAATATCAATTTGAATTTAACTAACACAGGAAATGCAAAGACTCTTGTTGGACTTTATGCTTCTGGACTTGGAACTTTGACAAATAATGGAGATATAACAGTTGAAAATGATGGTACTTATGGAATACTTTCTAAGGGTGTAGACATAGTCAATGCTGGAACTGTAAAAGTTGGTAAAACTACTTCAACAGATAGTGATGCCTTAGGAATTTATGTAGAAAATGCTAAATTAACAACTGATGGAGATAAGTTAAAAGTCCAAGGTAATGGTGGAACTAATAATAAACCAATAGGAATTTATGTAAAAGAAAATGCAGCAACAGTAAATAAAGATATCACAATTAATCAAGGTACTGATGCTATGAAAGTAGATGGTAAAAAAGCTCTTGGTCTTTACCTAGATGGTAATAATGGTGATAAATTAAAATTAATAAATAAATCTGATATAGAACTTACTGCTTCAGCTGCTTCTGCTGATAAGAGAACAGGTATAGTTCTGAAAAATGCAAAGAATACTGGCAACATAACAACTGGAAAAATTACAGTAAAGAAAAATAATATAGGTATCTATAATGAAAATTCTATTTTGACTCATCAAGGAACTCTTGAAGTAAAACATGATGAAGATAGTACTACAAATATAGGTATACATAACAATGCAAATGGTGGAGATTTTGTATTTAAAGTAGAAAAAACTACTGTAAATCCAGGTCTTGTAGATGTTGAAGGTCGTGATGGAACAGTTGGTATTTCTGTTGAAACAGATGGAACTAACACAGGAACTGTTACTTTAACAGATGCACAGATAAAAGTTAAAGCTACTGATATGGGAGCAGGAAAGATACCATTAGGAATTTATGCAAAAGGTAATAAGATAAATATAAACTCTACAAGTTCAGGAACTACATTTACAGTATCTCCAAATGGTGTAGGAACTTATTTAGAAGGAGATGCCACTTCTAAAGTTTCTGGTTCTCATAAATATAGTCTATCTTCTGAAAATACAGCAGATAGATTGGGAATAGGAACATATTTTAAAGGTGGTTCTTATGCAACTACTACTGCTAGTGAAAAAATAGAAATAGAAAGTACTCAAACAAAATCTAATACAGATGGTCCAATTAGACCAATAGGACTATTCTATGGACAAGGTTCTACAAAGAATGAAGCTAATTTAGAAATACTTTCTACAAGTAATGAAGTTATTGGAATGTATGGTAAAAATTTAACTTTTACTAATACAGGAAAAATAGATGTAGGAGCTAAAGGAATAGGAGCATATTTTGCAGGAACAAACCTAACTAATACAGGTAAAATCAATGCTACTGCTACAGGAGCTTATGGACTTTATCTAAATGGTGGAAATTCTAATACTCAAGCTACAATAACTGCTTCAGGAAAAGATTCTGTTGGAGCCTTAATAACTGGTAAAAATGCAACTTTTGAAAATAAAGTTGCTAACAGCATTATTTCTAAAGGTGACAATTCTATTGGAGTGTATGTAGAAAAAGAAGCAGAATTTAAAAATTCTGGAAAAGTAACATCAGAAGAAGTATCTTCTAAGAGTATAGGAATATTTGCTGATAAAGGAAAAGTAATAAATGCTTTAAATGCAACAATAGAATCTAAAAATGTAGCAATTTATGCAAAAACATCTTCCACTGTTGATAATGCTGGTAAAATAGATATAGTTGATGGAAGTGGTATAGTAGCTACAGATAAAACTATTGTTAATCTAAATGCTAGTGGTTTGATAAACAGTGCTACTGCTCATGCAAATGGAGTTATTGCAACAGATAAAACCACTGTTAATTTGTCAGGAACAAATATTTCATTGACTGGAAATAAATCAACAGGTATTTATTCAGATAATAAATCTACTGTAAATTTAACTAGTGGAGATGTAACTATAGGACAAGAAGGTTTAGGACTATATACAAATAATGGAACTGTAAATCTAACTTCATATACAGGAACATTCTCACTTGGAAATAAATCTGTAGGAATTTACTCAAAAGCAAGTACAGTTAATGGTGGAACTTTAAGAGTTGGATATAATACTGCTGACATAGGAGTAGGAATTTTCTATGATGGTGGAACTGTTACTAATAACACAGTAGTTGAACATACAGGTAAAAATTTAGTAAATATTCTTTCTAAAGGAGCAACTTTAACAAACACTGCTAACCAAAATATACAAGAAAGTAGTATAGGTGTATATGCTGTTGGTGGAGAAGTTATAAACTCTGGAACAATTACATTAACTGGAGATAAGTCAGTTGCTTTTTACTTAGATAATGGTGCAAAATTGAGTGCTATTGGAACAATTAATGGTACAGTTGCAACAAACTATAAGGTTGGAATATATGCTAAAAATGGAAGAATAGAAGGAACTGGAACATATAATTTTGCTGTTGATAATGGTGTTGCTATGTATTTAGACAACAATGGAATAAATGACTTCAGAGGAACTCTAAATATGGCAGCTAATTCATCATCAGGAAAGAGAGCAGTAGGAATTTACACTACTCCTTCTACAACTGCTAGAAATATTGATACTAATATAAATCTTACAGGTACAGATAGCATTGGAATGTTACTAAGTGGAAATGCTACAACTGGAAGTACAGTTAACTATGGTGGAACTTTAGATATAAGTGCAACTAGTTCAAATAAGTATGGAATAGGAGCTATGGTCCAAGAAAACTCTGTATTTAATTTAACATCTACTGGTAAAGTAAAAATAGGTGGAGCTAATAATATTGGTTTCTATGTTAAACAAGGTGGAACTCTACAAGTTACTGGTGGAACAGTTGAAAATACAAAAGATGGTACTTTCGCATACTTAGAAAATGGAAATCTAGAATTCAAAGCTGGAACAGTTCCTAATATTAATTATCTAAATGTATCTGTTTCAGGTACTAGTGGGCTTATTAAAAATTCAACAAGTATAGCTGTTGGTACATCAGGATTACAGGCAACAGATGGTGCAAAAATACTTAATACTTCAGCTGGAACAATAAATGCTAAAGTTGATAGTGCAAAAGCCCTTGTTGGTATTGGAGCTGGAACGAATATAATTAATCAAGGAACAATTAAATTAGAAGGAAAAGAATCTGTTGCAATGTATGTTAATGATAATGCAATTGGTACATCTACTGGTTCTGTAGAAGTAGGTAAAAACTCAGTAGCTTACTTTGTAAAAGATAATGGAGTTATGAATGTAAGTGGAACAACTAAGATAGGTGAAGCTTCTTCAGTATTCTATATTAATAAAGGTAGAGTAAATTATACTGGAAAAGACATTGTATTACCTAATTCAACTACAGGAGCAACTCTTATTGCAACAATTCCTGGAACTACTGCTATTGATTTCAATGGAAAATCAATGACAGTTGGAGAAAGAGCAACAGGAATATATGTTACAGGACAAGCAACTTTAGATAATACTACTATACAAAATCTTGCAAAAATAAATGTAGGAAAATTAGGAAATGGTATTTACATAAACAATGACAATCCATTTACAACAAATACTACATTAGGAATTATTGGTGAAGAAGGTATAGGAATTTATAGCACTAAAAATGGAGACCTTACTTACAATGGTAATATTGATTCTACTGTAGAAAAAGCTAAAGGTATTGTTCACACAGGGGCTGGAGATACTGTAAATAACGGTACAATACAACTTACTGGTGACTCAAGTATAGGTGTTTATGCAAAAGATGGAAACTTACTTGAAAATACAAATAAAATTGAAATAGCAAAAGGTACAACTTCTGCAACAGCTGTTGGATTATATGGACTTAATCAAACAACTGTTAAAAATAGTGGAAGTATAAAATTATTAGAATCTTCTATTGGTATCTATGGAGAAAACACTACTGTTATAAATAATGGAAGTATTTCAAATTCTGGTAAAAACAATAATGGTATCTATGCTAAGGATAGTGATGTAACTAATACTGGTCCTATAACTTTAGGTGATTCTTCTAATGGTATATTTGCAACTTCAACAGGAGTAAAAACTATAACTAATAGTGGAAATATTACTGTTGGTAATACAAATTCAGCAGGTATATTTGGAGCAGGTAAAACTGGAATAAATAATCTTGGTGGCACTATTACAGTTGGAAAAGAATCTGTTGGTCTTGCTACAAAAGAAGGAAATATAAATGTTGCTTCTGCTACTAACTTTAATGTTGGAGAAAGTTCTACATATATTTATTCTCAAAAAGGTAATGTTGTAAATAATGCAAATCTTGCCTTAAGTGATTATTCAGTTGGAGCTTACACAGAAACAGGTAATATCCAAAATAATGCTACTATAACAGTAGGAAAATCTTTAGTAGGAGGTTCAGTTAATAAAGTATCTGTTGGTATGGCAACAGAAAAAGGTACTATTATAAATAATTCAACTATAAATGTTCCAGATAAATATGGAGTAGGTATGGTTGCTACTAAGGGTGGAACTGCTATAAATGCTGTTGGTGCTACTATCAATGCTAATGGAGAATTATCTTATGGTATGCAAGCTACAAATTCATCTAATTTAATAAATAATGGAACTATCAATGTTAGAGGAAAAGATGCTAGAGGTATAGCTGCAACAAACAATTCTAAGATATTAAATACTGGAACTGTAAATATAGACAGCTCAGCAACTAAAGCTCAAGGAATTTATGTGGACTTTGGTTCAGAAGTAGAAAATAGTGGAGTTATAAACTTAAATAGTACAACAGGTGTTGGTATCTTAGCTGGTGCTGGAGGAGTAATTAAAAACAATAATACAGGAACAATTAATCTAGGAGCAGGAGTTTCACCAGCTCAAAAGAGTAGGAAAGAAGGAGCTAGTCAACTTTCTGCAGGAGCAATTACTATAAAAGGTCCAAAAGCATATATAGATAATATAGAAATTCAAAATAGTGGAGTAATTAATGTAAATGGCCCACTAGATTTAGGAACTGTTAGATTAGGTAGTGCAGCAGGACACATAGGAACAATTAATGCTGAAAGCTTTAATAATGGTAAATTTATAGTTCTTCCTAATGCAACATTAGGTTCAAATAAAGATATGTACACTATTCAATATCTTGGTGGAATTCAAAATGTACCTAATAATGGTTCTATAACAGCTATATCACATTCAGCAACATTTGTAGCTGATATACAAAAAGACTCTACAAGCCATAATATAACTAGAATTGTATTAGTAAGAATTCCTTATACTAAACTTCTTTCAGGAACGGCAGCTGAAAACTTTGGAAAAGGTTTAGATGACTTATATAAAGGCTTAAGTGACAAAGGTCCTGAAGATCCTGAACAAAAAATATTTGATGCTTTGAAAATGATTTCAAATAAAGATCAATTAGGAGCAACTTTTGATATGGAATTAAGAGGAAATACTTATGCTAATGTTCAAGGAAGAATTTTAGATATTAATGAAAACTTCTCTAATTCTTATGAAAATCTAAAAAACAGTAATCTATATGCTAGAGGAAGATTTAAGACTGGAGCAATCATAACAAATGGAAATGCTAAGGATAAGAATCCTGCAGTAGAAAATTATAAATCTGCAACAACTGGACTAATAATTATGAAAGAAAAAGACTTTGTTACATTTGGAAGAAATGCTGACATAAGTTTAGCATTTACTGAAACAAACTTTAAATTTGATTATGGTTCAAAAGAAAAAGTACATTCATTACAAGTAGGTGTAGGTTTTGAAAACTTTATAACAGAAAATAATTGGAAATATTCAACAAGGGGAGAATTTACTATAAATAAACATAACATGAAGAGAAAAATACATCTAAGTAATGGAACATATGAAAACAAAGGAAAATATTGGTCAGAAACAGTTGAATGGAAAAATAAATTACGTTATGAAATAGGAAGTCCTAATGGTATTGTTACAGCTGGAGTCTTTGGAACATTTAATTTAGGTTATGGAAAATTTGATAACATAAAGGAAAATGGAGATGGAGCAGAATTAGAAATAAAGTCAAAAGATATGTTTATGGTAAGACCAGGAATAGGTGCTGACATAGCATTTAATCACTATACAAAAGGTGGTAAGGTAAGCTTAGTAGGAACTGCAACAGCTGAGTATGAAGCTGGTAAAGTTTATGATGGAGTAAATCAAGCTAAAATTAAAAAATCAAATGCTGGCTACTATGACTTAGAAAAACCAAAACAAGTAAAAGAAGTATTCAAAGTAGGAGCTCAAGTTCAATATGAAACTAATGCTGGACATAAGATTGGACTTGGAGTAACAAGAGAAGCTGGAAGTGTAAATGCAACTAAAGTTGGAGTAAATGCAGTTTACAAATTCTAA